A genomic segment from Luteibacter aegosomatis encodes:
- a CDS encoding serine hydrolase domain-containing protein translates to MKMCWRVASILLAFSTVASGEDVPAWTSRVDAIVDTIATDGPGATVAVSQGGRIVYAQARGLASMELGVPMEAASVLRIGSLTKTITAATILRLHAQGRIDLDARLSTWLPEFPHAKDITIRELLTHTSGVSDGWDVPLTDVLDTPGLVRHIGSVPLDFAPGTDWRYSNSGYMLLGAILEKITGKPWYQAENDLVLAPLGLTHTGFHDDAAIVPRMAPGYSVDEAGKVVRPVAYSISGPGAAGGMTSTASDIAMLLHGLATGHVPGKQAFQAMATPARIGDVDLPYGMGMVPGTLRGTAIVEHSGGIEGYSAHYVYLPGEDIAVAVLENSDAPTWLARSLAHRIAATVMGRPYRSFTATPWSASSLGAVVGTYAIEGGGCHSVAIKDGAAWIRRDDGPQRRLYTAADDVLLYAGDGIDYLRPQRDRSGAVTALAFHADGADAGRVEQRVAECRKSRTH, encoded by the coding sequence ATGAAGATGTGCTGGAGGGTTGCGTCGATCCTGCTTGCTTTCAGCACCGTGGCATCGGGCGAGGACGTGCCCGCGTGGACATCGCGGGTGGATGCCATCGTCGACACGATCGCAACGGATGGTCCGGGCGCGACCGTGGCGGTTTCCCAGGGCGGTCGCATCGTGTACGCCCAGGCGCGCGGCTTGGCAAGCATGGAACTGGGCGTCCCCATGGAAGCCGCGAGCGTCCTGCGGATCGGTTCGCTGACCAAGACGATCACCGCCGCGACGATCCTGCGTCTGCATGCGCAAGGTCGCATCGACCTCGACGCCAGGCTGTCCACCTGGCTTCCCGAATTTCCCCATGCGAAGGACATCACGATACGCGAACTGTTGACGCATACCTCCGGCGTGAGTGACGGATGGGACGTGCCGTTGACCGATGTACTCGATACGCCTGGCCTGGTTCGGCATATCGGTTCGGTTCCACTCGATTTCGCCCCCGGTACGGATTGGCGATACAGCAATTCCGGCTACATGCTCCTCGGCGCCATTCTCGAAAAGATCACGGGCAAGCCGTGGTACCAAGCGGAGAACGACCTCGTGCTGGCGCCGCTCGGCCTGACGCATACGGGATTCCACGACGACGCGGCCATCGTGCCGCGCATGGCGCCGGGTTATTCGGTCGACGAGGCAGGGAAGGTCGTCCGTCCGGTGGCCTATTCCATATCGGGGCCGGGCGCGGCCGGTGGAATGACGTCGACGGCATCGGACATCGCGATGCTGCTGCACGGCCTGGCGACCGGTCACGTGCCGGGAAAGCAGGCCTTCCAGGCCATGGCCACGCCCGCACGCATCGGCGACGTGGACTTGCCTTACGGCATGGGCATGGTGCCGGGGACCTTGCGCGGCACGGCGATCGTCGAGCACTCCGGAGGCATCGAGGGATATTCCGCTCACTACGTCTATCTGCCCGGTGAAGACATCGCCGTGGCCGTGCTGGAAAACTCCGACGCGCCCACGTGGCTGGCGCGTTCGCTGGCGCATCGCATCGCGGCAACGGTCATGGGGCGGCCGTATCGATCCTTCACCGCCACGCCGTGGAGCGCATCGAGCCTCGGCGCGGTGGTCGGCACCTATGCGATCGAAGGTGGTGGGTGCCATAGCGTGGCTATAAAGGATGGCGCGGCATGGATTCGTCGTGACGATGGCCCGCAACGGCGGCTATACACCGCGGCGGACGACGTACTCCTGTACGCGGGAGACGGCATCGATTACCTGCGTCCGCAACGCGACCGCTCGGGAGCCGTCACCGCGTTGGCGTTTCACGCCGATGGCGCCGATGCGGGACGTGTCGAGCAGCGTGTCGCCGAATGTAGGAAGTCGCGAACACATTGA
- a CDS encoding RICIN domain-containing protein has translation MKSASPYRRSLTSAIGAILLLGLAPHAFASTTEVTDPPLIVFGKHEGHIHDLLDASGPASRRSTGLVAGDFPVADPRALALVAANELENLGDARARLWELFHAGVPVFVCMEGAERQAVARFFGIAPPAGDVIFVREPDGDIDVLSVASGNTHWDAHWTHALAKELVDFQHRAEEEGAKGRLAATPESASVPMLRIHEGVIDTGSDEITGRLSIDVIRSATRTGDEKEIHVHTWPSVTPTRAGIHEGHKQGENLTAAYLPWVYRVSHRVTATNATASMVDYLPLSDGRTEFDYAETKERTLGIGGTSGDSLSVDGKPDALLAAKIPFNLAFNYAYTSREELRFRFNDYSLVARPTDKGTRILWEAPIAPALKHSLVERVYADKVELTEKRMTPMMRSATMATWSGWKLPGGYEGMANVRIDLGYDRNEKTWWWERSDWKHDDRTIAVSKSVSYDLDLSHPFLSSEITVLLRSNEGLGGCIAQDGQVVRLASCDPTNRAQMWGFDSEGRYVNRADGRCLQADLDRRVLVTARCSLSNNQVWEWRADRIHSGYGDRYHRLYVENGNLRFFAPAGRFDATPVNPHASALKPWSGYPNAPLAGELVPAPFGTQAGTVPAEWMGRYGPVGAEQRWTPIVLRAGL, from the coding sequence ATGAAGTCCGCATCCCCCTATCGACGTTCGCTGACATCCGCCATCGGCGCCATCCTCTTGCTTGGCCTTGCTCCTCACGCTTTCGCCTCGACGACCGAGGTCACCGACCCTCCGCTCATCGTCTTCGGCAAGCATGAAGGGCATATCCATGACCTGCTCGACGCGTCCGGCCCGGCTTCCCGGCGATCGACGGGGCTCGTTGCCGGCGACTTTCCCGTCGCCGACCCTCGCGCCCTGGCGCTCGTCGCCGCGAACGAACTGGAGAACCTGGGTGACGCGCGTGCGCGCCTATGGGAACTGTTCCACGCCGGCGTACCGGTTTTCGTGTGCATGGAGGGCGCCGAGCGGCAGGCGGTGGCCCGATTCTTCGGGATCGCGCCGCCCGCAGGCGACGTGATCTTCGTCCGCGAACCCGACGGCGACATCGACGTGCTGAGCGTGGCCTCCGGAAACACGCACTGGGATGCGCATTGGACCCATGCACTCGCGAAGGAACTGGTCGACTTCCAGCATCGTGCCGAAGAAGAGGGGGCCAAGGGGCGACTCGCCGCGACCCCCGAATCGGCCTCTGTCCCGATGTTGCGCATCCACGAGGGCGTGATCGACACCGGCAGCGACGAGATCACGGGGCGGTTGTCCATCGACGTCATCCGCAGCGCTACCCGCACCGGCGACGAGAAAGAAATCCACGTGCATACGTGGCCCTCCGTGACGCCCACGCGAGCCGGCATCCACGAAGGGCACAAGCAGGGCGAGAACCTCACGGCGGCCTACCTGCCATGGGTCTATCGCGTGAGCCACAGGGTAACCGCGACGAATGCGACGGCGTCGATGGTGGACTATCTCCCGCTCAGCGACGGCCGTACCGAGTTCGATTACGCCGAAACCAAGGAGAGGACCCTCGGCATCGGAGGCACGTCGGGCGATTCGCTTTCGGTCGACGGCAAGCCGGATGCCCTCCTGGCCGCGAAGATTCCCTTCAACCTGGCGTTCAACTATGCGTATACAAGCCGGGAGGAGCTTCGTTTCCGCTTCAACGACTACTCCCTCGTGGCACGCCCGACCGACAAGGGAACACGGATCCTGTGGGAGGCACCGATCGCTCCGGCATTGAAACACTCGCTCGTCGAACGCGTGTATGCGGACAAGGTGGAGCTCACTGAAAAGCGAATGACGCCGATGATGCGAAGCGCCACGATGGCGACGTGGTCGGGCTGGAAACTTCCGGGCGGTTACGAAGGCATGGCCAACGTGCGTATCGACCTCGGGTACGACCGTAACGAAAAGACATGGTGGTGGGAGCGTTCGGACTGGAAACATGACGACCGGACGATCGCGGTGTCGAAGTCGGTGTCCTACGACCTGGATCTTTCCCATCCCTTCCTCTCCAGCGAAATCACCGTGCTTCTTCGTTCCAACGAGGGTCTGGGAGGATGCATCGCGCAGGACGGCCAGGTGGTGAGACTGGCATCGTGCGATCCCACGAACCGCGCCCAGATGTGGGGCTTCGACAGCGAGGGGCGTTACGTCAATCGGGCCGACGGTCGATGCCTGCAGGCCGATCTCGATCGGCGCGTGCTGGTGACGGCACGGTGCTCGCTGTCGAACAACCAGGTGTGGGAGTGGCGGGCGGACCGTATCCATAGCGGTTATGGCGATCGTTACCACCGGCTGTACGTGGAAAACGGCAACCTGCGCTTTTTCGCGCCGGCCGGTCGGTTCGACGCCACCCCGGTCAATCCCCACGCTTCGGCGCTCAAGCCGTGGTCCGGATACCCCAACGCGCCACTGGCGGGCGAACTCGTGCCGGCGCCTTTCGGCACGCAAGCGGGAACCGTTCCCGCCGAGTGGATGGGGCGTTACGGCCCCGTCGGCGCGGAGCAGCGATGGACGCCGATCGTGTTGCGCGCCGGCCTGTAG